The genomic interval ACATATAGTGGGAGACGATGACCTGCCAGCAGCCAATGCCATCAGTTGCTGAAACTATAAAACATTAATCAGTCACACtcagaataagaataaaaataaaaataaaaaaaaatagaaatggatCGGTCAAGTCAAGCGAAGACACCAGCAGCCTTTCTTGCACGATCAGAAACAAAAAAGTGCATAAATTAGTAacaattttgtatatttgattgaGGGTATCATAATCATAATTAGTAAAAGAATTGAcatttgtaattaattaattagaaattaagAAGCTAAAACCttgttattatatatgtaaGCTCGTAAATGTAATTTATATGACAGGAATAATATCATTTCATAATTTAAGTAAAATTCTAGaacatgtttaattaattaattatatatggtTCAAAAAACTAGttttaatttgcataaaaaaataaattaaaaaaaaatgctttcAGAAAACTTATCTCAAAACACCTCATATTTTTAATCAGGAGATaacaatatataaaagaataattaacagaCTACAACTGAACTCAATCTGTAGTTTTAATTTGTCTTCCCACGACTTAATCTGTAGCTTTCTCAATCTGTAAATTAACacctcatattttgaaatatgatttttatttttattttagcctTCGTCctgaatttttctattttataataaataaatatataagaaacaaaaaataaaaactaatatgataacataacataaaataaaaacaattaagtCGTGGGAAGATAAATTAGTGCTCATGGTGTTGGATATTTCTTTCTGGGGCCTACTGCCTAGTccattcaattttcaatttacgTACCATGAGATAGCGGTCCACAACAAAATGTGGCACGGTCCTCTTCCTAGTCTTCTTCTTGGAGCCCTGCCTAACTCTTGTggaaaattatagagaaaagcatattgaaattaactttaagaggtgtatatatatatatatatatattgtcactTGTCACATcagtttattatgttttgttctagtttttttaattatattaatttaaacttaatttgttcttaattagctagaaataaaaaaataataattagatatACGTTGTTATGACCTactttttcatatatgtttaaagtttaaatattgaatataaaaaatcttacaactttgtttatatatatatatatatattgatcatGAATAAGTCAATATTATCACTCAGtgttaatttatttggataTCGATCTAAATGACATCTTCAGCCTTACTCAGACTCTGGaccatgctatttgtacagaaactAATTTACAAATGGGTTTataaataagatgaaaaatcTATTTTATCCCCCTTTCTCTTATCTCAATGACTATTTTACCCATTTATATCCTCTTTCTCCCTCCTCACCTCCTCTCACTGTCTTATCCTCTCCCCCTTCAACATTGCCCTCGACGCACGCCGTTGCCTTTCTCGACCGATTGCCGGGCGAGACAGCAGCGAGCGCCAGTCGATGGGTTGTGAGACAGAGGCAGCGactaaagagaaaatgagagaaagaaagaaagagagagagagaaaaaaagagaagagaaatcaTGAATTTATCACGATAAATCTTCAATTTATCACGAAAAATTCATTCCGTAAACTCACCTATAAAGCtatttctttacaaatagcattatCCCTCAAACTCTATGGCAAATTCACGCCACATTGCTTTTGCGccttattttcttctaaatttctTGCCTAACATTTTATTCATTGGAAATTTCTATGTTTCCTCATCTGAAATAATTTTCCACACGATCTCgatccctatatatatatgcctacTACTATTCTTTCTCCAATCCTACCTTccacagagaaaaaaaaaagaagaagaagaaacaactaCAATGAAGTTGTCGATGAGCTCTCTGTCGACTTTGGCACTTATTCTTTTCACGGTGCTGGCAACAATCCATTCCTCCCAAGCGCAAAACGCGCCGCAAGACTACGTGAACGCCCACAACGCCGCCCGTGCCCAGGTGGGCGTCGGGCCGATCGCCTGGGACGAAACCGTCGCGGCCTTCGCCCGGAACTACGCCAACCAGAGGATCGGCGACTGCAATCTCGTGCATTCGGGCGGCGGCGGGAAGTACGGGGAGAACCTGGCGAAAGGCAGTGGCGACTTCACGGGGAAGGCAGCGGTGGACCTGTGGGTGGCGGAGAAGGCGTTCTACAACTACAACTCGAACTCGTGCGCGGCGGGGAAGCAGTGCGGGCACTACACGCAGGTGGTGTGGAGGAACTCAGTGAAGGTGGGGTGCGCTAGGGTTAGGTGCAACAATGGCTGGTGGTTCATCACCTGCAACTATGCCCCTCCGGGCAACTACGTCGGCCAGAAGCCTTACTGAATGGATCTAACAATCaaccatctatatatatatgatcatgcatgcatgcatgcatggttAACTAGCTAAATGAATAAAACTGGTAATGGTGAAAAGGAAGCTatctagataaataaataaataaataaataattttattttactggAGGTGTATctatgtgtgtttgtgtttgtgcaAGTCAATGAATGAATTTGGTACAACTTTTGTTTTCCGTTTTCActattttaacaataaaaacaaaaataacttgcccactttttattttaaaatttttgaaaatttttaaagagaGTGAACTCAAGAATAAGGTCACTAAGACTTAAATCTAGGTTTAGGACCCCCAAAAAAGAGGTGTcccaaaaaattttcaaaaccaacCCCAAAAAAGGAATTGttgtttaaaatttgtttatttttaattaataattaacaattaaatagaaaatgagagataaataattataaaaaaaatattactttttaaAGGGCCCCTAAGTTAATAGTGACGTAGACCCCCAACCGGCCTTGCTTTCAgagcaaagaaaaattatttttacatttttattttagttttcatttcttttccctcCAATGCTCCTCCTTGTTGGCAACTAACCAGTGTCATTCAAAAGCCCCGGCAAT from Diospyros lotus cultivar Yz01 chromosome 8, ASM1463336v1, whole genome shotgun sequence carries:
- the LOC127807873 gene encoding pathogenesis-related leaf protein 4-like translates to MKLSMSSLSTLALILFTVLATIHSSQAQNAPQDYVNAHNAARAQVGVGPIAWDETVAAFARNYANQRIGDCNLVHSGGGGKYGENLAKGSGDFTGKAAVDLWVAEKAFYNYNSNSCAAGKQCGHYTQVVWRNSVKVGCARVRCNNGWWFITCNYAPPGNYVGQKPY